A window of Numenius arquata chromosome 6, bNumArq3.hap1.1, whole genome shotgun sequence contains these coding sequences:
- the MYRF gene encoding myelin regulatory factor — MEVVDETEALQRFFEGHDINGALEPSNIDTSILEEYISKEDSPDICFPDIPASASYTHPQPSSSTTINAPLASSITNVTNPSSSGSLHLPPPGSQIPIRHGPLLANPCGPSYGAHLNCNNNNGMVVPKGYLGSHCLNSVVPPIKSEPKASYAPGTLPDSPPDSGSEAYSPQQVNDPHLLRTMTPENMCHMTPPSRLEHPPPPPPPPPPPPHLQGPPPPPPPPPHPHQQQHNPHYPGLQRDMFMKAEPLMPPYGMGQGMAPTDLHHAQQSQMLHQLLQQHGADLPVHPAKKRKHSESPPNTLNAQMLNGLIKQEPGMGSVPLNPDRVPTPPWHQPGPLSPGLIQDNDSLNGSYLDPNYQSIKWQPHQQNKWATLYDANYKELPMLTYRVDADKGFNFSVGDDAFVCQKKNHFQVTVYIGMLGDPKYVKTPEGLKPLECFYLKLHGVKLEALNQSINIEQSQSDRSKRPFNPVTVNLPPEQVTKVTVGRLHFSETTANNMRKKGKPNPDQRYFMLVVALQAHAQNQNYTLAAHISERIIVRASNPGQFESDSDVLWQRAQLPDTVFHHGRVGINTDRPDEALVVHGNVKVMGSLMHPSDARVKEDIQEVDTTEQLKRISRMRLVHYNYKPEFAATVGIDNTSETGVIAQEVKEILPEAVKDTGDLVFSNGKTLENFLVVNKERIFMENVGAVKELCKLTDNLETRIDELERWSHKLAKLKRLDSMKSTVSSGAFSQTGSQFSRAGSVPHKKRPHKVASKSPSVVPEQACISQRFLQGTIIALVIIMAFSVVSMSTLYVLSLRSEEDLMDIDGSFAVPTACLLALFRHRGPGVPVALCPRSSQNFDKTQMVRSTAASEGASGRTPTHQAPEDTHDLDVGSPGPSVLACFSPPCFSTCCSAAPTNVSSVALSETSPTHATNRTDQSQTSLLPVTNIKAKSRGITGKAASSYAKWPKTPDRSQSFGSPNASPSSPFSHLQGKSKYISNLSLSRSNSPLGQSRQQRSLKQPLSEWPRTQDPGTDGPSLVLRSIRIAEVNMAIQSQHCAAADACRTGNFTYRIPVNQLTAANTNLTLEMNSSSAVSISLCGLVSNDPCQDATSTSSSAEATDAQETTHRWPLVMMAFREFTYHFRVAQPGQANCSATPEEMGLLFTDYYFQFYWLCE; from the exons GCCACGACATTAATGGAGCTCTGGAACCATCCAACATTGACACCAGCATCCTGGAAGAGTACATCAGCAAGGAGGACTCACCAGATAT ctGTTTCCCCGACATCCCCGCTTCAGCCAGCTACACGCACCCCCAGCCCTCCAGCTCAACCACCATCAATGCGCCTCTTGCCAGCTCCATCACCAATGTGACCAACCCTTCTTCCAGCGGTTCCCTCCACCTTCCTCCCCCGGGCAGCCAGATCCCAATCCGACATGGTCCTCTTCTGGCCAACCCTTGCGGACCCAGCTACGGTGCTCACCTCAACTGCAATAACAACAATGGCATGGTGGTGCCCAAGGGCTACCTTGGCAGCCACTGCCTAAACAGCGTGGTCCCTCCAATCAAATCAGAGCCCAAGGCCTCCTACGCACCTGG CACTTTACCCGACTCCCCCCCGGACTCCGGATCAGAAGCCTATTCCCCTCAGCAGGTGAACG ATCCTCACCTCCTCCGGACCATGACCCCCGAGAACATGTGCCACATGACTCCCCCTTCTCGCctggagcatcctcctcctccgccgcctccccctccaccacctccccacctccagggtccccccccgccgcccccaccgccccctcacccgcaccagcagcagcacaacccTCACTACCCCGGCCTGCAGCGCGACATGTTCATGAAGGCCGAGCCCCTGATGCCACCCTACGGCATGGGGCAGGGCATGGCGCCCACCGACCTCCACCATGCCCAGCAGTCGCAGATGCTTCACCAGCTACTCCAGCAACATGGAGCAGA CCTCCCGGTCCACCCTGCCAAGAAGCGGAAACACTCCGAGTCGCCCCCCAACACCCTCAACGCGCAGATGCTCAATGGGCTGATAAAGCAGGAGCCAGGTATGGGGTCCGTGCCGCTCAACCCAGACAGAGTCCCAACCCCTCCCTGGCACCAGCCGGGACCGCTCTCACCAG GCCTCATTCAAGATAACGACAGCTTGAACGGCTCCTACTTGGATCCCAACTACCAGTCCATAAAGTGGCAGCCACATCAGCAGAACAAGTGGGCAACCCTCTATGATGCCAACTACAAAGAACT CCCCATGCTCACCTACCGTGTCGATGCTGACAAGGGCTTCAACTTCTCGGTGGGCGACGACGCCTTTGTGTGCCAGAAGAAGAACCACTTCCAGGTCACGGTCTACATCGGCATGCTTGGAGATCCCAAGTATGTGAAGACCCCCGAGGGCCTGAAACCCTTAGAGTGCTTCTACCTGAAGCTGCACGGAGTGAAG CTAGAGGCCTTGAACCAGTCCATCAATATTGAGCAGTCGCAGTCTGACCGCAGCAAACGGCCCTTCAACCCCGTCAC ggtcAACCTGCCTCCAGAGCAGGTCACCAAGGTCACCGTGGGGCGGCTGCACTTCAGCGAGACCACAGCCAACAACATGCGGAAGAAAGGCAAACCCAACCCAGACCAGAG GTATTTCATGCTGGTGGTGGCCTTGCAGGCACACGCGCAGAACCAGAACTACACACTGGCAGCCCACATTTCCGAGCGCATCATTGTCAGA GCCTCCAACCCTGGCCAGTTTGAGAGCGACAGTGACGTGCTCTGGCAGCGAGCACAGCTCCCTGACACCGTTTTTCACCACGGCCGGGTTGGCATCAACACGGACCGCCCCGATGAAGCCCTGGTGGTCCATGGCAATGTGAAGGTCATGGGTTCGCTGATGCACCCTTCAGACGCCCGCGTGAAGGAGGACATCCAGGAG GTGGACACCACGGAGCAGCTGAAGAGGATCTCCCGTATGCGGCTGGTCCACTACAACTACAAGCCCGAGTTTGCAGCCACGGTGGGCATTGACAACACCTCGGAGACAG gTGTCATTGCTCAGGAGGTAAAGGAGATCCTCCCCGAGGCTGTGAAGGACACTGGGGACCTGGTCTTTTCCAATGGGAAGACCCTTGAGAACTTCCTGGTGGTGAACAAG GAGCGCATCTTCATGGAGAATGTGGGGGCCGTGAAGGAGCTGTGCAAACTGACGGATAACCTGGAGACCCGCATCGATGAGCTGGAGAGGTGGAGTCACAAACTGGCCAAGCTCAAGCGACTGGACAGCATGAAGTCAACCGTGAGCTCTGGGGCCTTCAG CCAAACAGGGAGCCAGTTCAGCCGTGCAGGAAGCGTGCCCCACAAAAAGAGACCCCACAAAGTAGCCAGCAAG TCACCATCAGTTGTCCCGGAACAGGCCTGCATCAGCCAGCGCTTCCTGCAGGGCACCATCATCGCCCTGGTCATCATCATGGCCTTCAG CGTGGTGTCCATGTCCACCCTCTACGTGCTGAGCTTGCGCAGTGAAGAGGACCTCATGGATATCGATGG CTCTTTTGCTGTGCCCACTGCCTGTCTCCTGGCCCTCTTTCGGCACAGGGGTCCCGGGGTCCCAGTCGCTCTGTGTCCACG gTCAAGCCAGAACTTTGACAAGACGCAGATGGTGCGATCCACAGCTGCATCAGAGGGAGCCAGTGGCAGGACCCCCACACACcagg ctccagaggacACGCATGACTTAGACGTTGGCTCCCCTGGTCCCAGCGTGCTGGCCTGCTTCAGCCCACCATGTTTCTCcacctgctgctctgctgctcccaccaaTGTCTCCTCTGTTGCCCTCTCTGAGACAAGCCCCACTCACGCCACTAACCGGACAG aCCAAAGCCAGACCTCGCTCCTGCCGGTGACAAATATCAAAGCCAAATCCAGGGGCATCACCGGGAAAGCAGCCTCCTCCTACGCCAAGTGGCCAAAGACGCCTGACAGGTCTCAGAGCTTCGGCAGCCCCAATGCcagcccctcctcccccttctcccacctccaggGCAAATCCAAGTACATCTCCAACCTCTCGCTCTCCCGCAGCAACTCCCCGCTGGGGCAGAGCCGGCAGCAGCGCAGCCTCAAGCAGCCGCTGAGCGAGTGGCCCCGCACCCAGGACCCCGGCACGGATG GGCCGAGCCTAGTGCTGCGCTCCATCCGCATTGCGGAGGTCAATATGGCCATCCAGTCCCAGCACTGCGCGGCTGCCGACGCCTGCAG gACCGGGAACTTCACCTACCGCATCCCTGTCAACCAGCTGACGGCAGCCAACACCAACCTGACCCTGGAGATGAA ctcctcctctgccGTTTCCATCTCCCTTTGTGGCCTTGTCTCCAATGACCCCTGCCAGGACGCCACCAGCACAAGCAGCTCTGCCGAGGCCACAGACGCACAG gAAACCACACACCGTTGGCCTCTGGTGATGATGGCTTTCCGGGAGTTCACCTACCACTTCAGAGTGGCGCAACCT GGCCAAGCCAACTGCAGCGCCACCCCCGAGGAGATGGGACTCCTTTTCACCGACTATTATTTCCAGTTTTACTGGCTCTGTGAGTGA